From Hydra vulgaris chromosome 15, alternate assembly HydraT2T_AEP, one genomic window encodes:
- the LOC101238201 gene encoding dolichyl-diphosphooligosaccharide--protein glycosyltransferase subunit dad1 produces the protein MSAATDLFRVLRKLYDAYNEKTPQKLKIIDSFLVYVMLTGIVQFVYCCLVGTFPFNSFLSGFIACVGTFVLGVCLRVQTNPRNKSEFKGISAERAFADFIFANVVLHLVVINFIG, from the exons ATGAGTGCTGCTACAGATCTTTTTAGGGTTTTAAGAAAGTTGTACGATGCATACAATGAAAAAACACCTCAGAAACTTAAGATCATAGATTCATTTTTAGTTTATGTTATGCTGACTGGAATTGTTCAGTTCGTTTATTGCTGTCTTGTTGGAACATTtccatttaattcttttttatctggttttataGCTTGTGTTGGAACTTTTGTTCTCGGTG TGTGTTTGCGAGTCCAGACTAACCCACGAAACAAATCTGAATTCAAAGGAATTTCCGCGGAACGTGCCTTTGCTGACTTTATTTTCGCTAATGTTGTTCTGCATCTTGTTGtcataaattttattggttaa